A DNA window from Impatiens glandulifera chromosome 7, dImpGla2.1, whole genome shotgun sequence contains the following coding sequences:
- the LOC124910191 gene encoding vacuolar iron transporter homolog 2-like — MANSNQIASDPNFTVQTLDMEMNMNLDQEESTFDYSKRAQWLRAAVLGANDGLVSTASLMMGVGAVKQDIKAMILTGFAGLVAGACSMAIGEFVSVYSQLDIELAQIKRDKTRTINDGIGKQQPLELEAKETEKLPNPIQAAAASALAFSIGAMVPLLAAAFIKQYRVRVAAVAAAVTVALVFFGWAGSALGKAPWARATVRVTIGGWVAMAITFGLTKLIGSSGL, encoded by the coding sequence ATGGCTAATTCCAACCAAATAGCTTCTGATCCCAATTTCACGGTCCAAACTCTTGATATGGAGATGAACATGAATCTTGATCAAGAAGAGTCCACCTTTGACTACTCAAAACGGGCTCAATGGCTACGTGCAGCCGTCCTTGGAGCCAACGATGGTTTGGTCTCAACCGCATCCTTAATGATGGGTGTTGGTGCAGTCAAGCAAGATATTAAGGCCATGATCCTCACCGGTTTCGCCGGCCTAGTCGCGGGTGCTTGTAGTATGGCTATAGGAGAATTCGTCTCGGTTTACTCCCAACTCGACATCGAGTTGGCTCAGATTAAGCGAGACAAGACTAGAACCATCAATGATGGGATCGGTAAACAACAGCCCTTAGAGTTAGAAGCCAAAGAGACTGAGAAACTTCCTAACCCAATCCAAGCCGCAGCAGCCTCGGCTCTCGCGTTCTCTATCGGGGCGATGGTGCCACTTCTGGCGGCCGCGTTCATAAAACAGTATAGGGTTAGGGTGGCGGCTGTGGCGGCGGCGGTGACGGTGGCTCTCGTGTTTTTTGGTTGGGCTGGGTCGGCTCTAGGGAAAGCGCCATGGGCTCGAGCCACGGTTAGAGTTACTATCGGTGGGTGGGTGGCTATGGCCATAACCTTTGggttaacaaaacttattggctcaAGTGGGCTTTGA